Proteins from one Anopheles nili chromosome 2, idAnoNiliSN_F5_01, whole genome shotgun sequence genomic window:
- the LOC128724122 gene encoding VID27-like protein, which produces MLNSVALFAILIGSVLGGPISMSNNNIGDIVKVDVDAEVDIRSEINVELVNVIAELLVELRDVNVNTCSRSSEETRERTSEETGERTSEETSEETSEETSEETSEETSEETSEETSEETSEETNEETSEETSEETSEETSEEASNETPTANAESYQKLVRTLAETKPKGYDAPGLTKDQKEQLWRQHVEKLVQQHMANRK; this is translated from the exons ATGTTGAACTCAGTTGCGCTCTTCGCAATCTTGATCGGCTCCGTCCTGGGTGGACCGATTTCGATGAGCAACAACAATATCGGCGACATTGTGAAAGTTGACGTGGATGCAGAAGTGGACATCAGGAGTGAGATCAACGTGGAGCTTGTGAATGTTATTGCGGAGCTGTTGGTGGAACTTCGTGATGTAAACGTAAACACCTGCTCGAGATCCAGCGAGGAAACTAGAGAGAGAACTAGTGAGGAAACTGGAGAGAGAACTAGTGAGGAAACTAGTGAGGAAACTAGTGAGGAAACTAGTGAGGAAACTAGTGAGGAAACTAGCGAAGAGACTAGCGAAGAGACTAGCGAAGAGACTAGCGAAGAGACTAACGAAGAAACTAGCGAAGAAACCAGCGAAGAGACTAGCGAAGAAACCAGCGAAGAAGCCAGCAACGAAACACCAACAG CAAACGCGGAATCTTACCAAAAGCTCGTGCGAACGTTGGCAGAAACGAAACCCAAGGGCTACGATGCACCCGGCTTGACCAAGGATCAAAAGGAGCAGCTCTGGCGCCAGCACGTGGAAAAGCTCGTGCAGCAGCACATGGCCAATCGAAAGTAG
- the LOC128730331 gene encoding peroxisomal carnitine O-octanoyltransferase, whose protein sequence is MNRESIYYLPEGSSESTFCYDESCPRLPLPKLDHTLKRYLESVKPFGTAAELENTKQIIETFRKGVGAQLQKILEEKAACEKNWVDKWWEDYAYCTLRMSLIPYCIMVQPLLLDTVGLESIPENFLKGPAVCLYHNMVFWKLLRTERLRPVATPDKQMVFSSDLYRRLYNTVRIPGLEMDKVESHFRTEKEGPCASHIIVLYGGRIFKVPGLDAKGDPLSPQDFLFALQQLQVKVESETVTHAGVPVLTNDDRTTWARNRTHLMELSARNKDSLRDIEQAVALLILDTHCPDSFSDLAQLALTGDVRSKWADKSCGTIAFKNGKMGCYGEHCCYDGSISISISLYVMMSIAEEGIPDWSVPPANLNLPEEVVFDLDDSLRQEIDRMEKVACDMRNSVLVSMDQFQDYGKAFMKKHKVHPDAYVQTALLLTYYRLHGSYAPTYETAMMRQFYKGRTETCRSCSIEAVNFIEAMESSGGNNVETAKLFKAAAKRQMELMNEARKGNGIDRHLFGLWCAAYDNGMPIPELYDDPLYNKSGGGGNFILSTSTLGYTINCGFVAPMCMDGYGCFYTMLEESVWGIFSAYRDSTVTSCHKFQQTFHQVMLDLKTLLESGDMGNKL, encoded by the exons ATGAATCGTGAAAGCATCTACTACCTTCCGGAGGGAAGCAGTGAGAGCACGTTTTGTTACGATGAGAGCTGCCCTCGATTACCTCTGCCCAAGCTGGACCACACGCTCAAGCGCTACTTGGAGTCAGTGAAGCCGTTCGGGACGGCCGCGGAGCTGGAAAATACGAAACAAATCATCGAGACCTTCCGCAAGGGCGTTGGAGCACAGTTGCAGAAGATTCTGGAGGAGAAGGCAGCGTGCGAAAAAAATTGG GTGGATAAATGGTGGGAAGATTATGCATACTGCACGTTGCGCATGTCGCTGATTCCTTACTGCATCATGGTGCAACCGCTGCTGTTAGATACCGTCGGACTGGAGTCGATACCGGAGAACTTTCTGAAGGGACCCGCCGTTTGCTTGTACCATAACATGGTGTTTTGGAAGCTGTTGCGCACGGAACGGCTACGGCCTGTCGCTACCCCGGACAAGCAGATGGTTTTCTCTTCCGATTTATACCGCCGGTTGTACAATACCGTCCGCATTCCGGGGCTCGAAATGGACAAAGTCGAAAGTCACTTCCGAACGGAAAAGGAAGGCCCTTGCGCGTCGCATATCATCGTGCTTTACGGCGGACGCATCTTCAAGGTGCCTGGGCTGGACGCTAAGGGAGATCCGTTGAGTCCGCAGGACTTTCTTTTCGCATTGCAGCAGCTTCAGGTGAAGGTAGAGAGTGAGACGGTCACGCATGCCGGTGTTCCGGTGCTCACGAACGACGATCGCACCACGTGGGCTCGCAACCGGACGCATTTGATGGAACTATCGGCACGTAATAAGGACTCGCTGCGTGACATCGAGCAAGCCGTCGCTCTCTTGATATTGGACACACATTGCCCGGACAGTTTCTCGGATCTGGCACAGCTTGCTTTGACTGGTGATGTACGATCGAAGTGGGCGGACAAAAGCTGCGGTACGATCGCGTTCAAGAACGGAAAGATGGGTTGTTACGGCGAGCACTGCTGCTACGACGGGTCCATCTCAATATCCATCAGCTTGTATGTGATGATGAGCATTGCAGAGGAAGGAATACCGGACTGGAGTGTCCCGCCGGCTAATTTAAACCTTCCCGAAGAAGTAGTGTTTGATTTGGATGACTCGCTACGGCAGGAAATCGATCGCATGGAGAAGGTTGCCTGTGATATG CGAAACAGCGTGCTGGTTTCCATGGATCAGTTTCAAGATTATGGCAAGGCGTTTATGAAAAAGCACAAAGTACACCCGGATGCGTACGTACAAACGGCGCTGCTGTTGACGTACTATCGACTCCACGGATCGTACGCCCCCACCTACGAAACGGCTATGATGCGGCAGTTTTACAAAGGACGCACGGAAACATGCCGATCGTGTAGCATCGAAGCGGTCAATTTCATAGAGGCGATGGAATCATCCGGTGGGAATAATGTCGAAACTGCTAAACTATTTAAGGCGGCCGCCAAACGCCAGATGGAACTTATGAACGAAGCCCGCAAGGGCAATGGGATCGATCGGCATTTGTTTGGGCTTTGGTGTGCGGCTTACGACAACGGAATGCCTATTCCGGAGCTGTACGACGATCCACTGTACAACAAGAGTGGAGGCGGTGGCAACTTTATACTCTCAACGAGCACTCTTGGCTACACGATCAACTGCGGGTTTGTGGCACCGATGTGCATGGACGGATACGGGTGTTTCTACACCATGCTGGAGGAGAGCGTATGGGGCATCTTTTCGGCGTACCGCGACAGTACGGTTACTAGCTGCCACAAGTTTCAGCAAACATTCCATCAGGTCATGCTGGATCTGAAAACTCTGCTAGAGAGCGGTGATATGGGCAACAAGCTTTAA